The proteins below are encoded in one region of Caballeronia sp. SL2Y3:
- a CDS encoding SDR family oxidoreductase gives MQKALAGQIALVTGGSSGIGAGVAKALADAGAHVAINYHSHAEPAEKLADEIAALGGEAFAVGADVSDEKAVDAMFDAVVKRFGTVDIVVANSGLQQDAKFVDMTLDEWRQVIDTNLTGQFLTAQRAVREFVWRGPRPVSKALGKIICMSSVHEVIPWAGHVNYASSKGGIQMLMKSLAQEVAPQRIRVNSIAPGAIRTPINEDAWDSKEALDRLLKLVPYGRIGEVEDIGRAAVWLASDDSDYVVGTTLFVDGGMTLYPGFADNG, from the coding sequence ATGCAAAAAGCCCTCGCAGGCCAGATTGCGCTCGTGACCGGCGGCAGCTCCGGCATCGGCGCGGGCGTCGCGAAGGCGCTGGCGGACGCCGGCGCGCACGTCGCCATCAACTATCACTCGCACGCGGAGCCGGCTGAGAAGCTCGCCGACGAGATTGCCGCGCTCGGCGGCGAGGCATTCGCCGTCGGCGCGGACGTGTCAGACGAGAAAGCCGTCGACGCCATGTTCGACGCCGTCGTGAAGCGCTTCGGCACGGTGGATATCGTCGTCGCGAATTCGGGATTACAGCAGGACGCGAAGTTCGTCGACATGACGCTCGACGAGTGGCGCCAGGTCATCGACACGAATCTGACCGGGCAATTCCTGACGGCGCAGCGCGCGGTGCGCGAGTTCGTGTGGCGCGGGCCGCGGCCGGTGTCGAAGGCGCTCGGCAAGATTATCTGCATGAGTTCCGTGCACGAAGTCATTCCGTGGGCGGGACATGTGAACTACGCTTCGTCCAAGGGCGGCATTCAGATGCTGATGAAGTCGCTCGCGCAGGAAGTCGCGCCGCAGCGCATCCGCGTCAATTCGATCGCGCCGGGCGCGATCCGCACGCCCATTAACGAGGACGCGTGGGATTCGAAGGAAGCGCTCGACCGGCTGCTGAAGCTCGTGCCGTACGGACGGATCGGCGAGGTCGAGGATATCGGCCGCGCCGCCGTCTGGCTCGCGTCCGATGACAGCGATTACGTCGTCGGCACGACGCTTTTCGTCGATGGCGGCATGACGTTGTATCCCGGTTTCGCCGACAACGGCTGA
- a CDS encoding dihydrolipoyl dehydrogenase has protein sequence MNSVKVDVAVIGAGTAGMAAFRSARDAGAKAVLIESGELGTTCARVGCMPSKLLLAAANGLHDARALAARGIEGTHALDADSARVMDYVRRERDHFVGGVIEETEAFPDGSILRGQARFEAPGRLLVGDHTQIDAKSVVIATGAAASVPDELKVFGDKLITSDDLFELRTLPRRMAVFGTGPLSLELGQALARLSVEVFMFGNNGSVAALCDTPVRDALTAALADEFYLDPDGNIEQMSLEDGRPTLRFKTRDGTTRTEQFDLVLAATGRAPNLKPLALEHAGIELNEKGVPRFDESTMQCGDSAIFIAGDCDGTRPWLQDAADEGKLAGENAARFPDVQPVKRKIPFSIVFCEPQVVIVGASYESLDKQMTVTGAVSFETQGRSRVMRQNRGLLHVYADAKTGRLRGAQGCGPALEHVGHLLAWAIQLELTLDDALKLPFYHPVVEEGLRTALRDASEKWYAERAAKPPNLTSAAGC, from the coding sequence ATGAACTCTGTGAAAGTGGACGTCGCCGTGATCGGCGCGGGCACGGCCGGCATGGCCGCGTTTCGCTCGGCGCGCGATGCGGGCGCGAAGGCGGTGCTGATCGAAAGCGGCGAACTGGGGACGACGTGCGCGCGCGTCGGCTGCATGCCGTCGAAGCTGCTGCTCGCCGCCGCCAACGGTTTGCACGACGCGCGTGCGCTCGCGGCGCGCGGCATAGAAGGCACGCATGCGCTCGATGCGGACTCGGCGCGCGTCATGGACTACGTGCGCCGGGAGCGCGATCATTTCGTGGGCGGCGTGATCGAGGAAACAGAAGCGTTCCCGGACGGCTCCATCCTGCGCGGACAGGCGCGCTTCGAAGCGCCGGGGCGGCTTCTCGTCGGCGACCACACGCAGATCGACGCGAAAAGCGTCGTCATCGCGACGGGCGCGGCGGCGAGCGTGCCCGACGAGCTCAAAGTCTTCGGCGACAAGCTCATCACGAGCGACGATCTCTTCGAACTGCGCACGCTGCCCAGGCGCATGGCCGTGTTCGGCACCGGGCCGCTTTCGCTCGAACTGGGACAGGCGCTCGCGCGACTGTCGGTGGAAGTGTTCATGTTCGGCAACAACGGCAGCGTGGCGGCGCTCTGCGACACGCCCGTGCGCGACGCGCTCACGGCGGCGCTCGCCGACGAGTTTTATCTGGATCCGGACGGCAACATCGAACAGATGTCGCTCGAAGACGGCCGGCCGACGCTACGCTTCAAAACGCGCGACGGCACCACGCGCACCGAACAGTTCGACCTCGTGCTCGCCGCCACGGGCCGCGCGCCGAATCTGAAGCCGCTCGCGCTGGAACACGCCGGCATCGAACTGAACGAAAAGGGCGTGCCGCGCTTCGACGAATCGACAATGCAGTGCGGCGACAGCGCGATCTTCATCGCCGGCGACTGCGACGGCACGCGTCCGTGGCTGCAGGATGCCGCCGACGAAGGCAAGCTCGCCGGCGAGAACGCCGCGCGTTTCCCCGACGTGCAGCCGGTGAAGCGCAAGATTCCGTTCTCGATCGTGTTCTGCGAGCCGCAGGTGGTGATCGTCGGCGCGTCGTACGAATCGCTCGACAAGCAGATGACGGTGACGGGCGCGGTGTCGTTCGAAACGCAGGGACGCAGCCGCGTGATGCGCCAGAACCGCGGCCTTCTGCACGTCTACGCCGACGCAAAAACCGGCCGGCTGCGCGGCGCGCAAGGCTGCGGGCCGGCGCTGGAGCACGTCGGCCATCTGCTCGCATGGGCGATCCAGCTCGAACTGACGCTCGACGACGCGCTGAAGCTGCCGTTCTATCACCCGGTTGTGGAGGAAGGCTTGCGCACCGCGTTGCGCGACGCCAGCGAGAAGTGGTACGCCGAACGCGCCGCCAAGCCGCCGAACCTGACAAGCGCGGCGGGCTGCTAG
- the mmsB gene encoding 3-hydroxyisobutyrate dehydrogenase, producing MRIGFIGLGHMGGPMAANLLKAGHAVTAFDLSPPALDAAKAAGATLAGSPRAASEGAEVVITMLPAAPHVKAVYLNDDGVLAGVGAGVPLIDSSTIDPATAKLIGEAAAAHGNPFADAPVSGGVVGAQAGTLTFMVGADEALFETLRPVLSGMGKNMVRCGETGTGQIAKICNNLLLGISMIGVAEAMRLGETLGIDPSKLAAIINTSTGRCWSSDTCNPYPGIVETAPASRGYSGGFGADLMLKDLGLAVDAARGAKQPVFMGAIAQQLYQSMSQQGLGGLDFSGIIKLYGKHE from the coding sequence ATGCGAATCGGTTTTATCGGACTGGGCCACATGGGCGGCCCGATGGCCGCGAATCTGCTAAAGGCGGGTCACGCGGTGACGGCCTTCGATCTGTCGCCGCCCGCGCTCGACGCGGCGAAGGCAGCGGGCGCGACGCTCGCCGGTTCGCCGCGCGCCGCATCAGAAGGCGCGGAAGTCGTCATCACGATGCTGCCCGCCGCGCCGCACGTCAAAGCCGTCTATCTGAACGACGACGGCGTGCTGGCAGGCGTGGGCGCGGGCGTGCCGCTCATCGACAGCAGTACGATCGATCCGGCCACCGCGAAGCTCATCGGCGAGGCCGCGGCGGCGCACGGCAATCCGTTCGCGGATGCGCCGGTCTCGGGCGGCGTGGTCGGCGCGCAGGCGGGCACGCTCACCTTCATGGTCGGCGCGGACGAGGCGCTCTTCGAAACGCTGCGGCCGGTGCTCTCGGGCATGGGCAAGAACATGGTGCGCTGCGGCGAGACGGGCACCGGACAGATCGCGAAGATCTGCAACAACCTCTTGCTCGGCATTTCGATGATCGGCGTCGCAGAAGCGATGAGACTCGGCGAAACGCTGGGCATCGATCCTTCGAAGCTGGCCGCGATCATCAACACGTCTACGGGGCGCTGCTGGAGCTCGGATACGTGTAATCCCTATCCGGGCATTGTTGAGACAGCGCCGGCATCGCGCGGTTATAGCGGCGGCTTCGGCGCCGACCTGATGCTCAAGGACCTCGGCCTCGCCGTCGATGCGGCGCGCGGCGCAAAGCAGCCTGTTTTCATGGGCGCAATCGCGCAGCAACTCTATCAGTCGATGAGTCAGCAAGGCCTCGGCGGACTCGATTTTTCAGGCATTATCAAGCTATACGGGAAGCACGAGTGA
- the glgA gene encoding glycogen synthase GlgA, which produces MTVCVLHVAAEMFPLLKTGGLADVVGALPPAQSQLGADVRVVLPGFPAVIAGLSDIQPVTSLGAAFGANDVRLERGVLQPHGVVVYVVRADQFYDRPGNPYLDASHKPYADSDRRFALLGWSAARIATGADPAWRPHIVHAHDWHAGLGPAYLRAFERGGAPRVPTVMTVHNLAYQGVFPASQFGALQLPADFFAVEGVEFYGQTSFLKAGLYYADRITTVSPTYAREIQTQAQGAGLHGLLQTRTHDISGILNGVDYAIWSPAIDDAIATRYTAAKPAGKSKCKTALQERMGLKRDDDALLFGVVSRLTEQKGIDLLLSAVPEIVQRGGQLVVLGTGDPALETGLKNAAAAHPSAVAVELGFDETLSHSIIAGSDVVMVPSRFEPCGLTQLYALAYGSLPLVHCVGGLADTVVDCSLENLADDTATGFVFDRFQRAGMVASIRRAFALKARRSEWKTVVKRAMTQNFGWETAAQRYAEVYRQLVGA; this is translated from the coding sequence ATGACCGTATGCGTGCTGCATGTCGCAGCAGAGATGTTTCCGCTTCTGAAAACCGGCGGCCTCGCCGATGTGGTCGGCGCGCTGCCGCCCGCGCAATCGCAACTCGGCGCGGACGTGCGCGTCGTGCTGCCCGGCTTTCCGGCCGTGATCGCCGGGCTTTCCGATATCCAGCCGGTGACGAGTCTCGGCGCGGCCTTCGGCGCGAACGACGTGCGGCTCGAACGGGGCGTGTTGCAGCCGCACGGCGTCGTGGTCTATGTGGTGCGCGCCGATCAGTTCTACGACCGTCCGGGCAATCCGTATCTGGACGCGTCGCACAAGCCGTACGCCGATAGCGACCGCCGCTTCGCGCTCCTCGGCTGGAGCGCCGCGCGCATCGCGACGGGCGCGGATCCCGCGTGGCGGCCGCATATCGTCCATGCGCACGACTGGCACGCGGGTCTCGGGCCCGCGTATCTGCGCGCGTTCGAGCGTGGCGGCGCGCCGCGCGTGCCGACCGTGATGACCGTGCACAACCTCGCGTATCAGGGCGTCTTTCCCGCGTCGCAGTTCGGCGCGCTGCAATTGCCGGCCGATTTCTTCGCGGTCGAAGGCGTCGAGTTCTACGGCCAGACGTCGTTCCTCAAAGCCGGTCTGTACTACGCGGACCGCATCACGACTGTCAGCCCGACGTACGCCCGCGAAATCCAGACGCAAGCACAGGGCGCGGGCCTGCACGGCCTGCTGCAAACGCGCACGCACGACATCAGCGGCATTCTGAACGGCGTCGACTATGCGATCTGGAGCCCCGCGATCGACGACGCCATCGCCACGCGCTATACCGCCGCCAAACCCGCCGGCAAGAGCAAGTGCAAGACGGCGCTGCAGGAGCGCATGGGACTGAAACGCGACGACGACGCGCTGCTCTTCGGCGTCGTCAGCCGGCTCACGGAGCAGAAAGGCATCGATCTGCTGCTGTCGGCGGTGCCGGAGATCGTGCAGCGCGGCGGGCAGCTCGTGGTGCTCGGCACCGGCGACCCGGCGCTCGAAACCGGGCTCAAGAACGCCGCGGCCGCGCATCCGAGTGCGGTGGCGGTCGAACTCGGCTTCGACGAAACGCTCTCGCATTCGATCATCGCGGGCAGCGACGTCGTCATGGTGCCCTCGCGCTTCGAGCCTTGCGGGCTCACGCAGCTATACGCGCTCGCCTACGGCTCGTTGCCGCTCGTGCATTGCGTGGGCGGCCTCGCGGACACGGTCGTCGATTGCTCGCTCGAAAATCTCGCCGACGACACAGCCACCGGCTTCGTCTTCGACCGATTCCAGCGCGCGGGCATGGTCGCCTCGATCCGCCGTGCGTTTGCGCTGAAGGCGCGGCGCAGCGAGTGGAAGACGGTCGTCAAACGGGCGATGACGCAGAACTTCGGCTGGGAGACGGCGGCGCAACGCTACGCCGAGGTCTACCGGCAACTCGTCGGCGCGTGA